The Candidatus Methylomirabilota bacterium DNA segment CAAAAAATGCCAACCATCAATCAGCTGGTGCGGAAGGGCCGCGAAGCGGTGCCAAAGAAGTCGAAGACGCCCGCCATGGAGGCCTGTCCGCAGAAGCGCGGGGTGTGCATTCGCGTGTACACCACCACGCCCAAGAAGCCGAACTCGGCGCTGCGCAAGGTTGCCCGCGTGCGCCTGACCAACGGCCTCGAGGTCACCTCCTATATCCCGGGCGTCGGGCACAACCTGCAGGAGCACTCGATCGTCCTCATTCGCGGCGGCCGCGTGAAGGACCTGCCGGGCATTCGCTATCACATCATTCGCGGATCGCTCGATACGGCGGGGGTGGCGGGACGCAAGCAGAGCCGCTCGAAGTACGGGGCGAAGCAACCCAAGGCGGGAGGCGCGGCCTAAATGCGGCGCGCGGGAGCCGCGAGACGGGAGATCCTGCCGGATCCGAAGTACGGGAGCCGGATCGTGGCGAAGTTCGTCAACATGATGATGTACGGCGGCAAGAAGAGCACGGCCGAGCGGATCATGTACGAGGCCATGGGGAGCATGGAGGACAGGGCCAAGCAGGATGCCCTCAAGCTCTTCAAGTCCGCCGTGGACAATTGCAAGCCGGCGGTGGAAGTCAAGTCGCGGCGGGTGGGCGGCTCGACCTACCAGGTGCCGGTGGAGGTACGGCCGGACCGCCGCACCGCGCTCAGCATGCGCTGGCTCATCGGAGCCTCGCGCCGCCGCTCGGAGAAGAGCATGGCGGAGCGGCTGGCCGGCGAGCTCCTCGACGCCGCCAACAATCGCGGCACGGCCGTGAAGAAGCGAGAAGACACTCACAAGATGGCGGAGGCCAACAAGGCGTTCGCGCACTACCGCTGGTAGCGACCGAGATTCGAAGAGGGGGGCCGGAGCCTCGACCCCCCTCTTCTCTTGAGTAGCGCCGGTGCCACGGGAAAGGAAGCATCGTGGAGCCGCAGTACCCGCTGGAGAAGACCCGGAATATCGGCATCATGGCCCACATCGATGCCGGCAAGACCACCACCACGGAGCGGGTGCTCTACTACACCGGCCGGTCCTACAAGATCGGCGAGGTGCACGAGGGTACCGCGGTCATGGACTGGATGGTCCAGGAGCAGGAGCGCGGCATCACCATCACCTCGGCCGCCACCACGTCGTTCTGGGCCGATTGCCGGATCAACATCATCGACACGCCCGGCCAC contains these protein-coding regions:
- the rpsL gene encoding 30S ribosomal protein S12 produces the protein MPTINQLVRKGREAVPKKSKTPAMEACPQKRGVCIRVYTTTPKKPNSALRKVARVRLTNGLEVTSYIPGVGHNLQEHSIVLIRGGRVKDLPGIRYHIIRGSLDTAGVAGRKQSRSKYGAKQPKAGGAA
- the rpsG gene encoding 30S ribosomal protein S7; this encodes MRRAGAARREILPDPKYGSRIVAKFVNMMMYGGKKSTAERIMYEAMGSMEDRAKQDALKLFKSAVDNCKPAVEVKSRRVGGSTYQVPVEVRPDRRTALSMRWLIGASRRRSEKSMAERLAGELLDAANNRGTAVKKREDTHKMAEANKAFAHYRW